In Alphaproteobacteria bacterium, the following are encoded in one genomic region:
- a CDS encoding sulfurtransferase, with translation MPIRAVALGATLTFAFSAAALADPIAGGGPLVSAEWLQANLADPRLAVLDVRSGIDGGSAETFATGHVPGAVHSDYLTAGWRVERDGAPGMLPEIGALEALIGGLGIDNGDHVVIVPAGLTSTDLGSATRVYWTFKVLGHDAVSILDGGTVGWVAAGLPTESGASASEPATFTATFRSELLATEDDVRAAVEHPGVVTLIDARPVEQYLGLGQHPAAGAAGTLPGAVNTPQESLATIDGAHLRNAQTLDYLFAQAGIADDRPNIAFCNTGHWASIAWFASSEILGQHSQLYDGSMVQWTADPDNPVAVPASAVAAQ, from the coding sequence ATGCCGATCCGTGCCGTGGCCCTGGGTGCCACCCTGACCTTCGCATTTTCGGCCGCAGCGCTGGCCGACCCGATCGCGGGCGGCGGGCCGCTGGTTTCGGCCGAATGGCTGCAAGCCAACCTGGCCGATCCGCGCCTGGCCGTGCTCGACGTGCGCAGCGGCATCGACGGCGGCTCGGCCGAGACCTTCGCCACCGGGCATGTTCCAGGCGCGGTCCACAGCGACTACCTGACCGCCGGCTGGCGGGTGGAGCGCGACGGCGCGCCTGGCATGCTGCCGGAGATCGGCGCGCTGGAAGCGCTGATCGGCGGCCTCGGTATCGACAACGGCGACCACGTCGTCATCGTGCCGGCGGGTCTGACCTCCACCGACCTTGGCTCCGCCACCCGCGTCTACTGGACGTTCAAGGTGCTGGGCCACGACGCCGTGTCGATCCTCGACGGCGGCACCGTCGGCTGGGTCGCGGCCGGCCTGCCGACGGAGAGCGGCGCTTCGGCATCTGAGCCGGCCACGTTCACCGCGACCTTCCGGTCCGAGCTGCTGGCAACCGAGGACGACGTGCGCGCCGCCGTCGAGCATCCGGGTGTCGTCACCCTGATCGACGCGCGGCCGGTGGAGCAGTATCTCGGCCTCGGCCAGCACCCCGCCGCCGGTGCGGCCGGCACGCTGCCCGGCGCGGTCAACACGCCGCAGGAATCGCTGGCGACCATCGACGGCGCGCATCTGCGCAACGCGCAGACGCTCGACTATCTGTTCGCTCAGGCCGGGATTGCCGACGACCGCCCGAACATCGCCTTCTGCAACACCGGCCACTGGGCCTCGATCGCCTGGTTCGCCTCCAGCGAGATCCTCGGCCAGCACTCGCAGCTCTACGACGGCTCGATGGTGCAGTGGACCGCCGATCCGGA
- a CDS encoding GMC family oxidoreductase, whose product MSARRHDPVDVVVVGAGPGGAISALVLAQTGLKVACLEQGPWFRPEARPHGRTDWEWQRLTRWSTSPNVRDHPHDYPVESADESTLMWNGVGGGTAIYTATWPRYRPSDFRKGDEHGLAPNWPIAYEDLAPWFEVADRACGVGGWPGDPAMPPRGDFQTLPTPFGPLGRVAARGFDRLGWHWWPMPVAILSADYDGRPACNLCGNCQNGCPTGAMADMAVTHWPKAIAAGVDLRTECRVERVETGSDGRATGVVYLDRNTGTRHLQPADVVVLAANGVGTARLMLLSDSGQHPRGLGNASDQVGRNLMHHTLGMVECWVDAPTDAHKGIISSAAICEEFAETDTARGFVNGVTLHIARMNGAGYQALGSHSGNFAPWGAAHHDWFARHFAHGMSILVVGDDLPRPENRVTLSQTLTDSSGLPAPHISYRMCENDARLANFGLDRAVELANAMDAWDIKVNPFRNPDGRYAPPAWHLLGTARMGDDPATSVVNKWHQSWDCPNLYVMDGSVMATGAAINPTSTITALAYRAASHLAETFAEARRATRTLAD is encoded by the coding sequence ATGAGCGCGCGGCGGCATGACCCGGTCGACGTGGTCGTGGTCGGTGCCGGCCCGGGCGGCGCCATCTCCGCGCTGGTGCTGGCGCAGACAGGCCTGAAGGTCGCTTGCCTGGAACAGGGACCGTGGTTCCGCCCCGAGGCGCGGCCGCACGGCCGGACCGACTGGGAATGGCAGCGGCTGACCCGCTGGTCGACCTCGCCGAACGTGCGCGACCATCCGCACGACTATCCGGTCGAGAGCGCGGACGAGAGCACGCTGATGTGGAACGGCGTCGGCGGCGGCACCGCCATCTACACCGCAACCTGGCCGCGCTATCGCCCGTCGGACTTCCGCAAGGGCGACGAGCACGGCCTGGCGCCGAATTGGCCAATCGCCTACGAGGACCTGGCGCCGTGGTTCGAGGTGGCCGACCGTGCCTGCGGCGTCGGAGGCTGGCCGGGCGACCCGGCGATGCCGCCGCGCGGCGACTTCCAGACCCTGCCGACCCCGTTCGGCCCGCTGGGCCGGGTGGCGGCGCGCGGCTTCGACCGGCTGGGCTGGCACTGGTGGCCGATGCCGGTGGCGATCCTGTCCGCGGACTACGACGGGCGGCCGGCCTGCAACCTGTGCGGCAACTGCCAGAACGGCTGTCCGACCGGCGCGATGGCCGACATGGCGGTGACCCACTGGCCCAAGGCGATCGCAGCCGGCGTCGACCTGCGCACCGAATGCCGGGTCGAGCGGGTGGAGACCGGCAGCGACGGGCGCGCGACCGGCGTGGTCTATCTGGACCGCAACACCGGCACCCGGCACCTGCAGCCGGCCGACGTTGTGGTGCTGGCCGCCAACGGCGTCGGCACCGCGCGGCTGATGCTGCTGTCCGACAGCGGGCAGCATCCCCGCGGGCTGGGCAACGCCTCCGACCAGGTCGGCCGCAACCTGATGCACCATACCCTCGGCATGGTCGAATGCTGGGTCGACGCGCCGACCGACGCCCACAAGGGCATCATCTCCTCGGCGGCGATCTGCGAAGAGTTTGCCGAGACCGACACGGCGCGCGGCTTCGTCAACGGCGTCACCCTGCACATCGCGCGGATGAACGGCGCCGGCTATCAGGCACTGGGCTCGCATTCCGGCAACTTCGCGCCATGGGGTGCGGCGCATCACGACTGGTTCGCCCGTCATTTCGCGCACGGCATGTCGATCCTGGTGGTCGGCGACGACCTGCCGCGGCCGGAAAACCGGGTCACCCTGTCGCAGACGCTGACCGATTCCAGCGGCCTGCCGGCGCCGCACATCAGTTACCGGATGTGCGAGAACGACGCGCGGCTTGCCAACTTCGGCCTCGACCGGGCGGTGGAACTGGCCAACGCGATGGACGCCTGGGACATCAAGGTCAACCCCTTCCGCAACCCCGACGGCCGCTACGCCCCGCCGGCATGGCACCTGCTCGGCACCGCGCGGATGGGCGACGACCCGGCCACCTCCGTCGTCAACAAGTGGCACCAGAGTTGGGATTGCCCCAATCTCTACGTCATGGACGGCAGCGTGATGGCCACCGGCGCGGCGATCAACCCGACCAGCACCATCACCGCGCTGGCCTACCGCGCGGCCAGCCACCTAGCGGAAACCTTCGCCGAGGCACGGCGGGCGACCCGGACGCTGGCGGACTGA
- a CDS encoding DUF2061 domain-containing protein, with translation MRTLAKTASYATRHLSVAIAVAYALTGDWRIALGVGIVEPLVQTVAYSVHERLWAGRAGVGPRRLRSGRAAARPCVPAANAVAATHGCA, from the coding sequence ATGCGCACCCTCGCCAAGACCGCCAGCTATGCCACGAGGCACCTGTCCGTCGCCATTGCCGTCGCCTATGCGCTGACCGGCGACTGGCGGATCGCGCTCGGCGTCGGGATCGTCGAGCCGCTGGTGCAGACCGTGGCCTATTCGGTGCACGAGCGCCTGTGGGCCGGGCGCGCGGGTGTCGGCCCGCGTCGGCTGCGATCCGGCCGCGCGGCGGCGCGACCCTGCGTGCCCGCTGCAAATGCGGTCGCCGCGACGCACGGCTGCGCCTGA
- a CDS encoding PHB depolymerase family esterase, whose product MARTLAFAATLGLAAGATVSKAGLADSLIVNGVEREYLITIPPAASLPAPAVVLLHGGGGSARQLHDHIGFDALAAAQGVVAIYPDAASLQWADGRISANANDQRAAQADDVGFLLALVDMLTKSGVIDPTRVGVAGISNGGMMTLRLACEAPRRFAVYAVVAANVPRGLECPGGVPVPILFIHGTQDPLIPYAGGDIAPQLGGSHGTALPVPDTMAIWAARNGCAAGPTTLAVIDRLPNDGTAAQFSEYTGCRAALGHILIEGMGHSWPGTRDGFLGGPTSYEIDGNRAIWDFMAAQFPR is encoded by the coding sequence ATGGCGCGGACGCTGGCGTTTGCCGCGACGCTGGGGTTGGCGGCCGGCGCGACGGTGTCGAAGGCGGGGCTGGCCGACAGCCTGATCGTCAACGGTGTCGAGCGCGAATACCTCATCACGATTCCGCCGGCGGCATCGCTGCCGGCACCGGCGGTGGTGCTGCTGCACGGCGGCGGCGGCTCGGCGCGCCAGCTGCACGACCATATCGGCTTCGACGCGCTGGCCGCGGCGCAGGGCGTGGTGGCGATCTACCCCGACGCCGCCTCGCTGCAATGGGCCGACGGACGGATCAGCGCGAACGCCAACGACCAGCGTGCGGCGCAGGCCGACGACGTCGGCTTCCTGCTCGCGCTGGTCGACATGCTGACCAAGTCCGGCGTGATCGACCCGACGCGGGTGGGCGTGGCCGGCATCTCCAACGGCGGGATGATGACGCTGCGGCTGGCCTGCGAGGCGCCACGGCGTTTCGCGGTCTACGCGGTGGTTGCGGCCAATGTCCCGCGCGGGCTGGAGTGCCCGGGCGGCGTGCCGGTGCCGATCCTGTTCATCCACGGCACGCAGGACCCGCTGATCCCCTACGCCGGCGGCGACATCGCGCCCCAGCTCGGCGGCAGCCACGGCACCGCGCTGCCCGTGCCCGACACCATGGCGATCTGGGCAGCGCGCAACGGCTGCGCCGCCGGCCCGACGACGCTTGCGGTCATCGACCGGCTGCCGAACGACGGCACGGCGGCGCAGTTCTCCGAATACACCGGCTGCCGCGCCGCGCTCGGCCACATCCTCATCGAAGGCATGGGCCACAGCTGGCCGGGAACCCGCGACGGCTTTCTCGGCGGGCCGACCAGCTACGAGATCGACGGCAACCGCGCGATCTGGGATTTCATGGCGGCGCAGTTCCCGCGCTGA